The nucleotide sequence GATGTCGTCGTCGTCAACGCGGGCCTCGGGGTCGACAAGGACGTCGAGTCGCTCTCGGACGAGGAGTACGGACTGATGACCGAGGTGAACGTCAACGGGACCTTCTACACCGCCCAGGCGGCGCTTCCACACCTCCGCGCGTCCGACGGCAACCTGATCTTCCTCGGGAGCTTTTCGGGCCAACACCCCCGCCCCTACAACCCGGTGTACGCCGCGACGAAGTGGTGGGTCCGCGGGTTCGCCCTGAGCCTCGAGGGCGCCGTCGGCGACGACGGCGTGGCCGTCACCGTCGTCAATCCCACCGAGGTGCGAACCGAGTTCGGGTCGGAGACCGACGATCCGCTCGCGGAGCGCTACGACCCGGGCGAGGTGACCGAACCCGCGGACGTGGCCGACGCCATCGCCTTCGCGGCGGCCCAGCGCCCGCCGAACACCGTGAGCGAACTCGACCTCTACCGCCGCGACAAGTTCTCGCATTTCTGAGATCCGTCCCCGTATCGGGATGCCGCCCCCGAGTCGTCCCGCAAATTTATGGCACTGACCCGGGATGACGAGGTATGTCGCCGACGATCACGAAAATCGAGAGCACGGAGTTCTCCTATCCGCTGGAGGACGTCGGACAGAACCCGGACGGAT is from Haloplanus salinarum and encodes:
- a CDS encoding SDR family oxidoreductase → MDPDELDDSIAFVTGASSGIGRAAAHRLAEAGAHVALAARREERLESIADAIRADHDREALVVPTDVRDPEQVRSAVTETADTFGGIDVVVVNAGLGVDKDVESLSDEEYGLMTEVNVNGTFYTAQAALPHLRASDGNLIFLGSFSGQHPRPYNPVYAATKWWVRGFALSLEGAVGDDGVAVTVVNPTEVRTEFGSETDDPLAERYDPGEVTEPADVADAIAFAAAQRPPNTVSELDLYRRDKFSHF